DNA from Mycobacterium sp. 050128:
TTCCCGGAGTGGCAAGCAGCCGGCCAAGACCGCGTTCGGTGAGCTTGCCCGCTGCGGTGGCAACCAGGACGAGACCGGTGGGTTCCACGGGCCGTTGACTCTTAGGGCGCCGCAGGTAGGCCAAGGCAGTCATTCCGCCCATCGAGTGGGCGACAACGGTCAGGGAACCGGTGACGCTGAGTGCGCGCAGCACCTGGGCGAGGTCATCGCTGAGCTGGTCGATGGTGTAGCTGCTCAGTGGAGCACTTGCCGATCGGCCGTGGCCGCGGTGGTCATAGCTGATTAGCCGCAGCGAGGGTCCGTATTGGTGGCGAAGGGTTTGGATGTGGACATCCCAGGTGCTGCTGTTGAGACAGAGCCCGTGCAGGAACACGATGGTGTGTCGAGGGTGTTGAGAGCCAAAGTCGTTGACTGCCAGCTGGACACCATCGCTGGTGAGGACCATCCGCAGGGTCGGTGCGGATGCGGGTGCCGGTGTGGTAGCAGGGTGCGGCCGCACCGAGGGCCACACAACGAGGGTTGCTCGATGACGTTGGCTGCTGTCCGGTTTGGCCAGTGTGGGGCTAGACATCAGCTGCTCGTCGGCTCGACGGATGGGCTGGGAGCCCGTGGCGTTCGTGTTGCGGGTGGCGCATTGCGCTGTGCTCATCAGGTGTGCCTTGTCTAGTGGATGAGCGCTAAGCGCGGGCTGTGATGTAGAGGGGATTCGCCGTTGGTATCGCGGCTGGGCTGGATTTCGATGCTCCAGCCGGTCAGTTCGCGGGCAAGGCTGATGTTGCTTCCCGCCTTGCCCAGTGCGCGCCGGTAGTCGTCGGGGTGGACGATGACGCGGATCCGGCGCTGCTCGGTGCTGATGACCTCTGCGTGCGCGCACGGTAGACCGAGGGCGTTTGTCGCGTAGGTGGTGGGATCGCTGTCGTGGGCGACGATGCTGACACGTTCGCCGTGGAGTCGTTTTTCGACGTCGGCGATGCGAAGCCCGCACCAGCCGATGCACACGCCGACAGGGTTAATACCCGGAATACGGCCTCGGACAGCGACTTTGGCTCGCACGCCGGGGTGGCGGGCGATGGCAACGACTTCGACGAGGCGGTTCGCGATTTCGGGTATCCGCTCATTGAGCGCCGCGTAGAGGGGATCGGTGATCATTGGTGCGGGCCCCGTTTCGGGGTTGTGTTCAAGCGGATCGCTGCATCACAGCCGCCGAGGCCGAACAGCTGCCAGGGGATGAATCGGGCGGGACCACCATGAGGTGTTGGACACCAGAACCCCCAGGGGCGCCGCCGTGGGCCCGTCAACACGATGCTCCAGCAGTGCTGGGGTATGCCGTCGGAATTGGTTATAAGCTCGATGCGGTGCCGGTGCTCTGCGCGGCGGATCGCCACGGCGCCGGGGCGCCGCAGAACTGCAGCCGATTCTGTGATCTCACGGTAGGAACCGGCGAGCATGAGCGATACGAAATCCCATGGGTGATCGTGAAAGCCCCGCGGATCATCGGAACGGGTGAAGTGGTGCAAGTAGAGGTTCAGTCCCCGATTCGGTGGTATGAGGAACCAGCGCAGCAAGTAGGGGGCGTCAGGCTCGCCGATGATCTGGTGCGGTTTGCCGCTCAACAGTCGCGGTAGCCAGCGTTGCGGGACCGGGACACTGATGCTCGCACTCATTGGTGGCGCTCCCCTACCGCTGGCCCGGTGTGGTGTGCCCGAGCAGCCCGGCGCAACGGATCAGTACACGAGACAGGGCAGCCGCTGCGGTGTCCGCGTCGCCATCGAGGGCGATCCGGTGCGCGCATCGGGCGCCGGCGATGAGATGTTCGCTGGCGCGCGCGATGTCGTGCCGGCCGTTGTGCGGTGCTGTGGTGGCGTCGGTGAAAGCGGCTTCTAGAGACGCGATTTCGCGGTCTGCCGGATTCGGCGCCGGCAGCCAGGTGATTTCGCGGCCTTGAGTGGCTCCTCGCTGAACGAGGCCTTGACGTTGCAGAGTGCAAAGCACGCGGTATACCTGCTCCTGGATGGGAGGCCGGGCCGCCGCTACCCCGGTGATGGGAACCGCCGGGGCGCGTTCGCGCAGCTGTGCTGTGGTCAGGGGGCGTTGGGCACTGCGTAGCTGCGCGAGCAGATCGTCGCGCAGGATGCGGGTTGCCGCGGTGATGTTAGGCACTGGCCCGCTCCGTGAAGGCGGGTGCGGCCACGGGCGGCGTACGACGCGCGATCGCGGCGGCGCGGCGCCGGCGTTGTTCTCGTTGGCTGGCCGCGAAGTGCACCGCCTGGCGGATTTCTAGGGAACGGCGCCGCCATTCCGGGGATTGGTGTTGGTAGCGGTCGATTACCTCGCGGAGCCGAGAACGTGCCGCCCCTAGAGCAGCGTCGTGGCGAGCGCCTGGGAGCGCGACCGATGCCCACACTCCGTCGGTGACCTTGAGTCTTAGAGCCCGTTCGGCGCAGCTGACGATGACGGGACAGTTCCTGCAGATGGCGGCGGCCCTTTGTGCGCCGCTATAGGCGCGGAACCAGTCGTCACCGTCGTCGTATGCGCACAAGCCGGTGTCTGCTTTCAAGGGCCGGATGTTCGTCATGACGCTCTCCATTCTTGCCTAAACCTGCGTACGCACCTGCGCATGTTTCCTGTTGTAGACGTTTATAGCTGCTTACGCAATGTTAGGCAACACCTCGGAGGACAAAGGTTGCCAACCACATCGAATTCGCAGGTCAAATGCGTGACTTGTGGGCGACAGGTTCGACCGCGAGGCAGCGGCGCGGCCCTTGTTTCTGCTTATTCCTGCGTAATCTTGGTGGGCGAGTCGACAGCTGGTTCTGGTTCTTGACGTGTCCAGACGTGCGTGACCGTGGTCAACTTCTATAGTTGACTGGGAGGTAGCTGAAGGTCGTCGATGGGACGATCCGCGATCGTGAAGGGATGCGGTGAGCGAGGAGGAGACCCCGTTCGACCGGGTGGGTAAGGCTGTTGCCGAGCGCCGCATCGAAGTCGGGTTCGAAACTCAGCGAGAATTGGCTGAGGCCGCGGGTGTGGCGCTGAACACCGCCGCGCTCCTGGAGCGTGGGAAATCGTGGCCCCAGGCCGCCAACCGCACCAAGTTTGAAGATGCACTGCAATGGCCGCGTGGGACTCTCAATGCGCTGCGCCGCGGACAGCCCATCCCGGAATCGGCGCCGCGATCCGCTGTTGCGCCCTCTGCGCCTGTGGCGCCGACTGATCCCCGTGCAAATTTACAGGCGTTGGGCATCGCGACCGCTGTGGCGGCTATCGCGGCGACATGTACGCGAATTCTGGTGCGGGACAACAACAATCCGGATGCCAAGGCGGCGCTGCGTGAGCTGGATAATCAACTGTTGCAGCTAGAGTCGCTGATCGCTGCGAGCTTGCCCCACGTGGCGGGATCGTCGTTTAGTGAGACCATGTCGGCGCTGGCGCAATTGCATGAGTACCGCGACGTCATCCGTGACGCCGCCGAGGCACCGCCCCAGAGCGCTACGCCGTCGGCCGGCGCGCCACGTACGAGGATGGCATCGGCGAGATTTTGACCGGGACGCCGGATTGTTGGGCTTCCACGACCTGGGTGGGGCTGATCGCGAGCATGACGTGGCCGGCCTCGGGGAAGATGAGGTCTCCGCCTTCGACCTGACCGTGAGGCACCGCCGCACCTTGGTGGATTTGGGTGTAGGTATCTGGCCCCAAGGTGATGCCGGCTTGCGCGTATGCCCAGTGGGTCAGGCCCGAACAGTCAAATTGACTGGGGCCCTTGGCTCCCCAGACATAGGGGCACCCTAAGCGGGTCAGTGCTTCTTTGACCGCGATGCGCGCTAATGGGCTGCCGCCGCTGATGGCGGCGTCGTGACTGCCGGCAAGTTCGGGGTGATCGCCGCGGTGGCCTCGGTTCAGCGTGGAAAGGGCGGTACTGAGGCCGGGGATTGACCCCAGTCCCCCGCTGCCCATGCCCATGCCCATGGGTGCGCCGCCCATCATGGGGCTCGCGCCTGCCATCGGGCTGCCACCGCCCATCCCGCCGTACCCAGCGGAGCCCTGCTGAATCAGCCGGGCGAGCTCGACGTTGCGGCGCTCAGAGACCCGCAAGAGCGCCTTGGCCCGGTCAAGCTGGCTTTGCAGATGGGTGACCAATTCGCGCTTGCCCGCCGGCGTGCCAGTCGCCGGGGCGATCGCGGCCACCCCTGAACGGGCGTCGGTGATCACCCCGTCCATGCGCCCACCACCATTGACAGCGGCCTGACCGGTGCCATTCAACGGCGGTCCTGTGCCGTTATCTGCGCCGATCGCGCCGTCGAGCGCGAACTGCTGACCCTGATTGGCCACCCCGTAGGTTGTGGCCGCTCCCCCACTCCAGCCCGCGGCGGCGGCCTGGCCAGTCTGGGCCACACCGTCACGAGCAGTCACCAACGCCGGCGTCGAGGACCACCCAGAATTGGTCACCGGTGCGGATCCAAACAACCTGCGACCATCGCCGAGCGCACGGCCAGCCGCGGCCACCAGCTCATCGAGCGAGGTCATAGCAGGCAGTATCACCCAAACCGGCCCCAGGCGGCTATCACCACCACCAACTTCGGTGTTAATACCCCTTGGGGGGGCGGGTTGGGTCGGCCTGTTGGATGTTGGCCGCCAGGTTCGAGGCGTCACCGGCGACGTGGTAGCGGCGACGGGCGTAGTTGATGAACGCGCATGCTTCGGCGACGTC
Protein-coding regions in this window:
- a CDS encoding alpha/beta fold hydrolase, which encodes MSTAQCATRNTNATGSQPIRRADEQLMSSPTLAKPDSSQRHRATLVVWPSVRPHPATTPAPASAPTLRMVLTSDGVQLAVNDFGSQHPRHTIVFLHGLCLNSSTWDVHIQTLRHQYGPSLRLISYDHRGHGRSASAPLSSYTIDQLSDDLAQVLRALSVTGSLTVVAHSMGGMTALAYLRRPKSQRPVEPTGLVLVATAAGKLTERGLGRLLATPGIGKLLALGTHAPEHLLCGILKPVCLTAAHLGSRLPAATLAAMTLTALSMSAPSTALGFLPTLRTYDVYPTLRAIEAQTTIICGAADPLTPPAHSRDIAAAIPGARCVNVPGAGHMLPQQASAIIGRAITDALPPWPPQEVAPNARSSPPAAIPLKTAGSPS
- a CDS encoding nucleic acid-binding protein; its protein translation is MITDPLYAALNERIPEIANRLVEVVAIARHPGVRAKVAVRGRIPGINPVGVCIGWCGLRIADVEKRLHGERVSIVAHDSDPTTYATNALGLPCAHAEVISTEQRRIRVIVHPDDYRRALGKAGSNISLARELTGWSIEIQPSRDTNGESPLHHSPRLALIH
- a CDS encoding WhiB family transcriptional regulator, which produces MTNIRPLKADTGLCAYDDGDDWFRAYSGAQRAAAICRNCPVIVSCAERALRLKVTDGVWASVALPGARHDAALGAARSRLREVIDRYQHQSPEWRRRSLEIRQAVHFAASQREQRRRRAAAIARRTPPVAAPAFTERASA
- a CDS encoding helix-turn-helix domain-containing protein codes for the protein MSEEETPFDRVGKAVAERRIEVGFETQRELAEAAGVALNTAALLERGKSWPQAANRTKFEDALQWPRGTLNALRRGQPIPESAPRSAVAPSAPVAPTDPRANLQALGIATAVAAIAATCTRILVRDNNNPDAKAALRELDNQLLQLESLIAASLPHVAGSSFSETMSALAQLHEYRDVIRDAAEAPPQSATPSAGAPRTRMASARF
- a CDS encoding C40 family peptidase, with translation MTSLDELVAAAGRALGDGRRLFGSAPVTNSGWSSTPALVTARDGVAQTGQAAAAGWSGGAATTYGVANQGQQFALDGAIGADNGTGPPLNGTGQAAVNGGGRMDGVITDARSGVAAIAPATGTPAGKRELVTHLQSQLDRAKALLRVSERRNVELARLIQQGSAGYGGMGGGSPMAGASPMMGGAPMGMGMGSGGLGSIPGLSTALSTLNRGHRGDHPELAGSHDAAISGGSPLARIAVKEALTRLGCPYVWGAKGPSQFDCSGLTHWAYAQAGITLGPDTYTQIHQGAAVPHGQVEGGDLIFPEAGHVMLAISPTQVVEAQQSGVPVKISPMPSSYVARRPTA